The genomic interval ATGAAAATTCCTTTTTTTCCCCATTACATATTCCATTTTTATTGAATTAGGATTTTACAagtaatgaaatatgatattagCTACTTTTTCTTTCAGGGATGCGGGAGCAAGCTTTTTGTATTTTTAACCTTAATCTGTAATCTATTGTTTTAAATGTTGTGAACTGATATGATCTCCACTTTGTCTTGTTTAAAGAAAACTCATTATGTGGGCGAACTACGTATGTTCACTGTAAAGCTGGTCGGGGGCGCAGCACAACCATTGTTATATGTTACCTGGTTAGTCATACATCCAGAAAGGCATTAAGGTAATACATAAAAGGATTTTTTCCCTTGTCTAAGGGTTTTTGTTTCACAGGTAAAATACAAGCAGATGGCACCTCAGGCTGCTTTTGATTATGTGAGGTCAATCCGTCCAAGGGTGCTTCTAGCCTCCTCTCAGTGGCAGGTTTGTCTGAACTTATAGGGCTTTTGCATTCCTGCACTGATGTACATATTATTTGCAACATAGTGCAAGGAATGCAAAAAATTTTGCTGTTTATAGTGGTGCTCAGTAGATTGGCTAGCCTGTATGGCATGCATTGGACCCTGGATGGGTCTTTCTTAGTTGGACTTGTGAACCTGTATGGCATGCATCCCAACCCTGCTTGGGTCCTTCTTAGTTTAACATAAATAGGAATCTTTGGTTGTGTTTAGGAGCATGGGATTTGGGCTTCGGATTTGGATTTGTGTCGATTTGAATGTAATTCCatacaattttgtattgcattttgtctAAATACAAACAAATTCATAATTCAAGTTCCAAATTCTGAACTCCAAAAAATGGGGTTTGAGTACTTTCATGACACTGAACTGACATCatcttaaaaaaattagttaaattgGTTGGTTAGACCAAATAATAGCGTtgctttcaattatttttttatgGGCTTTGCCATTTCAATcagtgacattttttttttctgttctcATCTGTCCCAAAACTTTGATTATTTTGATGGAGTTTACCATTAGCGGCATCCACTCTAATCAATAGCGCTTGTTCTTTTTTCCCTGTTCGTATTTGGCTTGAATCTTTTGCCCTAAGGCTTTGATGACCATGATTGCAGGCTGTCCAGGAATTCTACCATCTTACAGCGAAGGCTGGAGTGTTTGACCACATGACCAGTGTAATTATGAAGACACCGATGCCTGCAGTTGCACAAGAGCTTGTAGCATTTGATGATGGCTCAGTTGTGGTGGTAACAGAATCAGATCTTGATGGGTACGAGCAAACTCATGAATCAGGTGGTGTTGGGAGAGAGATATGGGCGGATTTGAGTGTGGTTTACAGGGTTCGGGTTGCTGGTGAAGCTGCTCTCGCAAGAATATCATGCTTGTGGCTTCGTTGCCGTGCACAAGAGCATAAGATTTCAAGAAAAAGTTTGAGCAGCGGGAGCAGCTGCTCCATCAGGGCCGATCAGCTAGGCAGCCTTAGCGTAGACATACACGTCTACTGAGAAATGCTGCTGAATTTGCACATATAATGTTGGTCAactcttatatttttatttcctttctgGTGTATAAATTGGTAAATAAACTTAAAAAGTGGTATTGGACCAAAAACATTGGGTCTTTTTACTGTTTTCTTTTGTGTCAGTTTCTGTTTTCCCTGTAAATTGAGATGTTCTTTGTCTTGAATTGAAATGGATAAAGATGAACGACCAATCTGAGGCAAGCAAATATTTTTGCTTTCTCACGAGAATGTTTTTTATTTGGCTCATGTGTATCTAACAATTTCCCCTGAGGTCCGCCCATGTGTTCCAAGAAAGGAGGCTCAAGCAAATAGAACGCTTTATTCCTCTCTTTTTTGGTTTAGTTGAGGGTTAGCATCCCACAGCGTTAAAAACAGTAACAAAGGAATGCTATAACCACATGGTGAAGCTTTGTTAGTTTGTTAGTTCATGGGGACCATCTTGTTTTTGGGAAATCTCTATGAATGTTTAGAACTGGCCTGTTTGCAGGTGACGGACTACGTTTGCTCAAACTTATGTTGAATCATAGTAGAAATGGTTTACATTGGTTGCTTTATTTAATACTCTAGTGAGTTGGGCTGTTTAGTTTTTGTTTTAAAAGAAGCAAATAACATGAAGAAGTACTAAAAAGTACTGTAGGAAAATTGGCATGTATATTGCAGAGTCTGGCCTCAACCAATATGGCCATATGCAGCTCTTGACCTCTTTATTTTTGTTGTTTCTTTTAATTTTCATCATTATATTGGAAAGGAGAATTTGCCCATCATCGATCCAACCCACTCGTTGGACTTGCTTATTTAAATACTTCCAAAACCATTCTTTGTAGGTGGTTGGTTGGGTGCTTCTATGATCCAAAACCTCTTTCCCTTTCTAAGGCCACCTTTTTCTAGAAGTCAaggaggaaattgttctttgaaaTATAATTTGGTAGATGATAGGAGATTTATCCTCCCATCTTCGGGCTGACCTGTGGCAAAGAAGTCCTTGCTGGCAAGTACATTGAGCTCACAGACCATGGACTTCTTGCAACATTCCCCCAATTAGGAATTTCTTTGATTGGGAAAGTATCGATCTTTCAGGATTTTACAGTagctagtgtttttttttttttttttgggtagaagAGGACGGCACCTTCTaattttattagaaaacccctcacttatggcggaggaatacagtAGCTAGTGTTATAACACTACCAATGATCCTGAAACAAAAATAGAAACGTTATGGTTAGGTCCTTCTATAAATACATCTCACTTTTCCTACAGAAACTAGCAATGATTTTCTTTATAGCTAGTTTCACTTGTTAAACTAGCTAGTGATAACAAGTGCCCACTAATGTCTAGAATATGGTGAATCAATTGAACACACCCTCTCACATAATTCTTGGATTAGAATTTTTTGGAACCTGGCCAACCCTATAGGCAGTAAGGTTTAATGCTAGAATTTTCTGTCAAACCTTTTTCTTGGGAAAGATTTCTATCGTTTGCTTGAAAACTGCTGCAAATGCTACAAACACTTCTCCATTTAAACAGGTCATTTTCTAATGGTCATGGAGGAATTTGTgcttagaaaatataaaatattacaCTTTAGAGAAATTATATGTCGagaatataaatttaattttcgaGTAATGATATACATTTCCACTACATGACGTTTTCAAAATTTTAGCTATCactataaaattttcaaaaaatattattttcttattcttttcaagaaattttattttcaatttttgtggCAAATATTGCCTCTAAAACTAGAAGAAAGACTATTAACATTTGTTCGCAACCCTTGCAAATTAATCTATATCCCTTTCTCTTTTAAAAGCATCCTTTTCTAGTAGTTAAGGAGGAATCtattcttaaaaaataataaaaaaattaatttcaatttttattgacaatataaatttttaatacatAAGATAATTTAATCTGACAAAAAATACGACCTGCTCTACCCTTTAAATATGTGAGCCATCTTCACCTCCATGGGCGAGCAAAAACATGAAGTAGGAAGTATTGTAGTACTTGAGAGAAGGTTCAATTGTAGGCTTTAGCAAAGCATGTGGGCAAACCTAAACATTACAAAGACAGATATCAGGGAGAGTAGGCACCGGAGAGCCAAACCTAAAGGTGAAAGTGTTTGCACTCGATGCCTAGAAATGTTGACAACTTTAAATAGTGTGCTGAGGATCATCAAGtctaattaattattttgaatAGGGCATGAATCAAATAAGGTTTTACTGCTTCTTGTAGGTTCTTTGTACTCTTATCTAGCCACAAGACCTACTTTTTTGTGTGGTTGACCAAAGAACGATTAAGCATCTTCCCCAATGAACTCCCATTCATGGAAGAAAGAATGATGGTAAAGACTTGTCCAAAATAAAGTTTTCTTTGGGGTGATTAGTAGCCGATGGTCCTCATAATTTTGTTAAgaatctccttttttttttgttttttggggcGTGTTTTTCCCGCCAATGGTATCTCTTTATCCACAAGCATCTCCATAGTTTGATGTTCAACAATGACCTTAGTCATGGTTTCCTCCTTCACTTCTTCAACTACTTTGTTGACCAAATGGGGCTCTTGAGCAACTTCCTTCTTTACTAGAGTATAAAAGCAAAAATTAACACGAGTTCATGACTAAAGCATGAAAATGTAACAACTAAAAGAGCTAACTAATAATGTGAGAGAAGAGGTGATGCTTGAATGGTGTCAATGTATTGAAATGTCTTGAATCAAACAAGAGTGGGCTAAAGAGCAAGACACAAAAACTTGCTAGCTAAAATTAAGGTGGGAATGGAAGGGATATAGAGAGAGCTAGGTTTCTTTCTTGTTGCAAGAGGCTCAAAATCGCAAGAATGGAGGTCTCTATGGACTATCTATATGCTCTATTTAATGTGCCTATTTGAATTTTGAGATGCAGCAACAGATGAATGTTTCCTTTAGGGCATTGTAAACAACATGATTATTCAACAACTAGGTAGctaacatatacatatatgcattTATAATGAGATTAATTGAGAGAAAAACTCCTCAATTCCACATATTTATAGATTATgtaattttcatctttttttttatcCACATATTTAAAGATTTGTTGAATTCAAGTGTTGTAGTCGAGATTTATTTCtatatatgatatataaataGCTTGAAGGTAACAACAAGAAGGCCTCTAGCAAATTCACATGAATAAGTTTTTCAGACAACTCATTATTATAAGGTAGCAATTAGATAATAGCATCTTAGTTAATCATAATGCTCCTATAATTTTATGTTCAAATGAGTCTCACATCTTTCGTGATATCTTTCTTGAATCTCCTCTTTACCccgcctcccccccccccccttttttttttaaaaaaatcttattCTAATTTCTCCTCTCTTTTTCACTTTTCCTGTTCATCCTTGATCTATGTTCTTGTTCCATTTCTAAGGGTGTGACGTCGACTCAATTCGTGAATCAGTGTTTTCCTTTAATTTGCAAAGTTATTAACCCCTTTTTTTTGCAATTTCTTATCCTAAAAAATTTCTTATTATAATAAAAACTAGCTAAATCCATACAAAAAAATCATCACTAGGAAAAGGAGGAAAAACACCTCCTAACTAATCCAAACCCACTTGCCATTATCATTTTTGAGggcttctttatttttttgtttttggaatCGATAAATTGGAGTATGAAAAAAATGtaggaaaaaaataaatgtacaaaataCTGCTGAACAGAAAACGCTTCAAGACACGTtacaatgtcgttttccttaaaacgttatttgttTCCACCAAATCGGTGTGTATTGAATCAACAAATACGTTTTTAGGATACAATGAAACTCAGAATATGATCTGATATCAGTTTGCGTCATACATAAACgaaaaactgatcacaaacacccttagagGAATCTAAACAAATTTCTGGAATTCTATTTCTACAGAAATATAACCTAgaattgaagaaaatataatttatgaaagtCTTttgagagaaggagaaagagagaatgatTGAATATTTTTCTATGATTCTTGGATTTAATTCTGTCTTTAAATAGACAGAATTATGTCTTTTCTGAAAGATTACATTTGTTCAAATCTGTTTCATTAACTACCATTTGCGAAGCAGATTTCTGAAATCGACTAGGCGTCGACTTGGTCACGGCCTAGTAAAGGCTTGGTCGACATAGTTTGGAATATATTCAATTCTTTCCTCGTGTTCAGGTAAACCTGGTTGCACTTTCAAGGTCTCCTGGTCGTGCCCTGGTTGAGACATTATGGAAATCAATTATTTTGATTGTTAAATTATTTATACGGTTCAGATCGCACCACTTGATCTTCTAAGTGTTTATGCATTAACTAAATGCGCCACTAGCGCCCTATAGCCCACACCTAATAACTCTTAAATCCTATTGATATGGGGATTTTGGAGGTGCGATTATATTTTTAAGCTTGATACCTTTGCCTCTAGTTTGTATGCAAGAAGGCGAAAACATGAAAAAATAGCCTAAGAGGACTACAAGAATCCTTATAATATTCAATGGAGAGGTCAAAGCCTCATTTGTACTACAGATGTGAGCTATATTCACAAACTTTGGATCAACCAATCAAAACATGGGTGCCATTTTTGTATGGGGAGATAGTTTGCTCACCAAAAGTGATGACCCTTCCTATTAAATACGTTTTATAAATTTTCAAGTTTGAAAATTTAGACAAGAAGAAATCATTCCTTAAATCAATCTCCTTTTAGTGCCCAAACCTACTACAATCAACAAATATGGCAAGTTTACTTATGAAAAAAATTCAGTGATGGATGAATCAAACATATGGTTAAGAGTTCTTCCAAATACTTTGAACCAAATGTTTTTCCATTCCCAAAAGAGTTGTGCTATAGGACAAGAATCATTACTATCTAGAGGTAACTTCTCGTTTGAAGGTTCATATACTTGTCACAATCTTTGCTTGAATCCTCTCTTCCATCCAAGTCCAATTGCTAATAATACTACAAGAAATTATAAAACCCTTCACTTGGCCATGGATGAGGTGTCCTAGTGTTCACCGTGCCGTATCAagttatacattttttttttttttttggttctctctctctctctctctctctctctctctctctctatatatatatatatatatatatatatatcttaaccATTTTATCTGCAAGAAGGGGGAGAAAGGGAAAAGAACCTGAATGTACAAAACTTTGTTTTGTACCAAGTGCTCTTCTAGGGTTCCTTAAGATAAAAGATTTTGATTaatgaagggaaagaaaaaataaaaaaagaaagagttATTTTCACCAAATTTTCTTTCCatatcaaatactactaaaaataaaaatttattcaaatatgattaaAAACTAAGAGAAATTAAACATTAATtatgtataaaatcaaatttttattcattgtttcaatatattttccattttctttcctactttcCTCAATaacaaaacattaaaaaaaatttattatatttttctttcctttccctagtGTTTTTTGAGTTCTAAGCAGGGCCTCGTGTTTCACCATTTGCTCATCCCTCTTTTAAAGTGAAAGTGAAGTTGATGTTAACCGAACCTCTATTACATGATTGTTCAATAAAAATAGCAGGCTGATATAAAGCCACAGCCAGAAAGAATACTGGTGAATGATACCACTGATTCCCGATGGCTGAAGCCCATCATTATGATATTTACCCGTGCTTAAAACTTTTTGCCTGTGATGTAGCTGTAGCAAGGAAAGACATTCATGCTATGTTCAATCCTTGCAGTTGGAATGGTGTCACAAAAATGCAAAAAAGTAGTATAAATATCCCACAAACCACAAATCCAAGTCCAAGGCATAAATATTATTACCTCCAAGCACAGTAAGTTCAATTGCCCAATAATTAAATCTTCTCTGCAAATTGGTATAAGCATCCTCACAAATCTGAATAGATAAATTTGAACCACATGGATCATGTTTATAAAAGGAAATCAACAATTTTAACTTTGCACAAGGATAAGGGTCGCCAAGTTGTCATCAACCCCACAAGAAATTCCCCAATGAAGCTTCTGATTTTAGGAGTGCCACCCATGAGATGATGATCCTTTCACTTTAACTTTAGTGGATGCTTTACCTATCAAGTATGGTATAACGTACTTCTTCACATCAGTTTCAGAGATTCCTAGATGATTACCCTGCACACTGATGAACTTCACCCTCCCAGCTTCATCCAAAGTTTTCAAACCGATCCAATCCTCAGCGTAAAGCTTTGTCTGCAGCAGGAGAATAAGTGAATAGAAGGTAATGGAGGAAAAACTACAATGCTACACGAACTTTTAGAGTCAGCCTTCTATAACTACAATGCCTCTTCATTAATAAATGCATGAATATTGACACTCTTCAAACTAACGCTAATGAAACTGATTTTACGTCCAGAATTTCTTGACAAACAGAAGGGAAAACCAATTGAGATTTATGCATATTCAAAAACACCAAGTATATATGGTTGAGCAATGACTCCTTTGATTTGCAGCTATTAGTCTAAACTAAGATTGTTGATTCCACTTATAAATTATCTTGGAGAGTGGTCCACACGAGCTCTGAATGAACATTTACTCCACGTTTTGGAGTTCAGAATTCagatcttggatttggatttgtatggatctagataaaacataataaaaattgtaCTAAGTTTCATCCAAACTCGAAACCCACACAAATCCAAGTCCAAGATataaaatccatgctcccaaactgGATCATAATTTTAGGATGATATTCCACAGGCACCAGTTCTAGCTGTGTGAATTGGTTTATCGCCTTATCCAACAGTTTACCACCTCCCCGTTACTTTTTAGTGACTTCAAACAGCCAAAATGCCACACTACTTACAAAGTTTAATGATATATTTACAGAAAAATGAAAGGCTATTCCGATAATTCAATGCaatgtgaataaaacatgattgcAGAGCATCAATTTCTGAATAAACCACTAGTAACTGatagaaaacaaataaaacatattcCTTTCCACATTTCCAAGGCAATTTCTTCTACCCTGTCAAAGAAATTTAGTAAGTTGCTGATATTTACAAAGCTTAATTGAAAGAAGATAAACTGCCTCACCATTGTCACTGGATGCCTACATCTCTGTGTGCAAGTGTATATGTTTGTGCACGCACACGAGTACATGCAAAATCTATT from Malania oleifera isolate guangnan ecotype guangnan chromosome 9, ASM2987363v1, whole genome shotgun sequence carries:
- the LOC131163346 gene encoding phosphatidylglycerophosphate phosphatase PTPMT2-like is translated as MHIEELKGGEVGCGEEENSSADDLFGRGIVVSDAKRALIGAGARVLFYPTLLYNVLRNKIQAEFRWWDRVDEYLLLGAVPFPADVSRLKDLGVRGVITLNEPYETLVPTSLYYTYGIDHLVIPTRDYLFAPSMGDIYQAVDFIYKNSLCGRTTYVHCKAGRGRSTTIVICYLVKYKQMAPQAAFDYVRSIRPRVLLASSQWQAVQEFYHLTAKAGVFDHMTSVIMKTPMPAVAQELVAFDDGSVVVVTESDLDGYEQTHESGGVGREIWADLSVVYRVRVAGEAALARISCLWLRCRAQEHKISRKSLSSGSSCSIRADQLGSLSVDIHVY